Proteins from a genomic interval of Zingiber officinale cultivar Zhangliang chromosome 2A, Zo_v1.1, whole genome shotgun sequence:
- the LOC122041375 gene encoding non-specific lipid transfer protein GPI-anchored 7-like isoform X1 codes for MHATTTIAQCSLNYSVLSQSSRAMEKLMATLLLVLALVLLPPGEVEAQTSQTCAAELVPCREYLNLTTGTPSDSCCIPMRNAVENELDCLCAILTDPNVSSAFNLTIERTTHIARACGIANLNGCSSGPSSSRTPPPPPPSGAGGNMIHRKWIGVPVLFVSWWIIAI; via the exons ATGCATGCGACGACAACAATAGCACAATGCTCCCTTAATTACTCTGTCCTGTCACAGAGCAGTAGAGCCATGGAGAAACTCATGGCGACGCTTCTGCTGGTGCTGGCGCTGGTCCTTTTGCCGCCGGGAGAAGTGGAAGCGCAAACTTCGCAGACTTGTGCGGCGGAACTGGTTCCCTGCAGGGAGTACCTCAACTTGACGACGGGAACGCCGTCGGATTCCTGCTGCATCCCGATGCGTAACGCCGTCGAGAACGAGCTCGACTGCCTCTGCGCCATCCTCACCGACCCCAACGTCTCCAGTGCCTTTAACCTCACCATTGAGAGGACCACCCATATCGCCAGGGCCTGCGGCATCGCCAACCTCAACGGCTGCTCCTCCG GTCCATCGTCATCCCGCACACCTCCTCCTCCCCCTCCATCAG GTGCTGGTGGAAACATGATTCATAGGAAATGGATTGGAGTTCCAGTCTTGTTTGTCAGTTGGTGGATCATTGCCATTTAA
- the LOC122041372 gene encoding UDP-xylose transporter 1-like isoform X1: protein MQQSSHEQPWLPLRSVAPNTRIKTRSQALLEPYLIVVLLSYPLAATTLTSWHLMVTFCTLHVAQRFHLFEPKLIDAKTVVLFGILNGTSIGFLNLCLGFNSVGFYQMTKLAIIPFTVLLETIFLKKKFSKSIKFSLLVLLFGVGIASVTDLNLNLVGSILSFLAIATTCVGQIMTNTIQKRLKVSSTQLLYQSSPFQAAILFATGPSVDRLLTKRSVFAYNYSFMVLVCWLINISCIPTLTDYLGFLSLPCSTSKKMLTHCVKFFLKVFIVLSCLIAVSVNFSTFLVIGTTSPVTYQVLGHVKTCLILSFGYIILHDPFTARNIMGILTAVFGMGLYSYFSVQESKKKSANDSLPISQMAQKETVALLASKNQDKDHNETKRSNGIPAASKDSFE from the exons ATGCAACAAAGCTCTCATGAGCAGCCTTGGCTTCCCTTACGGTCAGTAGCTCctaatacaagaattaaaacaAGATCTCAAGCATTGTTGGAGCCATATTTGATTGTTGTGTTATTGAGTTATCCATTGGCAGCTACAACCCTGACAAGCTGGCATCTAATGGTGACCTTCTGCACCCTCCATGTTGCACAGCGCTTCCACCTCTTCGAGCCCAAATTGATTGATGCAAAGACAGTGGTTCTCTTCGGGATTCTTAACGGCACCTCCATTGGATTCCTTAACCTCTGCCTTGGCTTCAACTCGGTTGGATTCTACCAG ATGACTAAACTAGCCATCATCCCTTTCACAGTCCTGCTGGAGACTATATTCCTGAAGAAAAAATTCAG CAAGAGCATAAAGTTCTCTCTTCTTGTCCTGCTCTTTGGAGTTGGCATTGCATCGGTCACAGATCTGAACCTCAACCTTGTCGGCTCAATCCTCTCGTTTCTGGCTATTGCTACTACATGTGTTGGACAAATT ATGACGAACACAATTCAAAAGAGGTTGAAGGTTTCATCCACACAGCTTCTGTATCAATCATCACCATTCCAAGCAGCTATTCTATTTGCCACTGGCCCATCTGTGGACAGACTGCTCACCAAGCGAAGCGTGTTTGCCTACAACTATTCCTTTATGGTTCTGGTATGCTGGTTAATTAACATATCCTGTATTCCAACATTGACAGACTATCTAGGTTTCCTTTCTTTACCTTGTTCAACTAGCAAGAAAATGTTAACTCACTGTGTGAAATTCTTCTTGAAGGTGTTCATTGTCTTGTCTTGCTTGATCGCGGTTTCTGTCAACTTCAGCACCTTCCTAGTAATTGGAACGACATCACCAGTGACATATCAAGTTCTTGGCCACGTCAAGACCTGCCTCATTCTTTCCTTCGGCTACATTATACTTCACGACCCCTTCACAGCTAGAAACATTATGGGAATCCTGACCGCCGTCTTTGGAATGGGTCTGTATTCATATTTCTCTGtgcaagagagcaagaagaaatcaGCAAACGATTCTTTGCCCATTTCGCAG ATGGCACAGAAAGAGACAGTGGCGCTCCTGGCAAGCAAGAACCAAGATAAAGACCACAATGAGACAAAAAGATCAAATGGAATCCCTGCAGCTTCCAAGGACTCTTTTGAGTGA
- the LOC122041372 gene encoding UDP-xylose transporter 1-like isoform X3 has protein sequence MQQSSHEQPWLPLRSVAPNTRIKTRSQALLEPYLIVVLLSYPLAATTLTSWHLMVTFCTLHVAQRFHLFEPKLIDAKTVVLFGILNGTSIGFLNLCLGFNSVGFYQMTKLAIIPFTVLLETIFLKKKFSKSIKFSLLVLLFGVGIASVTDLNLNLVGSILSFLAIATTCVGQIMTNTIQKRLKVSSTQLLYQSSPFQAAILFATGPSVDRLLTKRSVFAYNYSFMVLVFIVLSCLIAVSVNFSTFLVIGTTSPVTYQVLGHVKTCLILSFGYIILHDPFTARNIMGILTAVFGMGLYSYFSVQESKKKSANDSLPISQMAQKETVALLASKNQDKDHNETKRSNGIPAASKDSFE, from the exons ATGCAACAAAGCTCTCATGAGCAGCCTTGGCTTCCCTTACGGTCAGTAGCTCctaatacaagaattaaaacaAGATCTCAAGCATTGTTGGAGCCATATTTGATTGTTGTGTTATTGAGTTATCCATTGGCAGCTACAACCCTGACAAGCTGGCATCTAATGGTGACCTTCTGCACCCTCCATGTTGCACAGCGCTTCCACCTCTTCGAGCCCAAATTGATTGATGCAAAGACAGTGGTTCTCTTCGGGATTCTTAACGGCACCTCCATTGGATTCCTTAACCTCTGCCTTGGCTTCAACTCGGTTGGATTCTACCAG ATGACTAAACTAGCCATCATCCCTTTCACAGTCCTGCTGGAGACTATATTCCTGAAGAAAAAATTCAG CAAGAGCATAAAGTTCTCTCTTCTTGTCCTGCTCTTTGGAGTTGGCATTGCATCGGTCACAGATCTGAACCTCAACCTTGTCGGCTCAATCCTCTCGTTTCTGGCTATTGCTACTACATGTGTTGGACAAATT ATGACGAACACAATTCAAAAGAGGTTGAAGGTTTCATCCACACAGCTTCTGTATCAATCATCACCATTCCAAGCAGCTATTCTATTTGCCACTGGCCCATCTGTGGACAGACTGCTCACCAAGCGAAGCGTGTTTGCCTACAACTATTCCTTTATGGTTCTG GTGTTCATTGTCTTGTCTTGCTTGATCGCGGTTTCTGTCAACTTCAGCACCTTCCTAGTAATTGGAACGACATCACCAGTGACATATCAAGTTCTTGGCCACGTCAAGACCTGCCTCATTCTTTCCTTCGGCTACATTATACTTCACGACCCCTTCACAGCTAGAAACATTATGGGAATCCTGACCGCCGTCTTTGGAATGGGTCTGTATTCATATTTCTCTGtgcaagagagcaagaagaaatcaGCAAACGATTCTTTGCCCATTTCGCAG ATGGCACAGAAAGAGACAGTGGCGCTCCTGGCAAGCAAGAACCAAGATAAAGACCACAATGAGACAAAAAGATCAAATGGAATCCCTGCAGCTTCCAAGGACTCTTTTGAGTGA
- the LOC122041372 gene encoding UDP-xylose transporter 1-like isoform X4, protein MASVEGSGFQIGMVGSLALSVASSVSIVICNKALMSSLGFPYATTLTSWHLMVTFCTLHVAQRFHLFEPKLIDAKTVVLFGILNGTSIGFLNLCLGFNSVGFYQMTKLAIIPFTVLLETIFLKKKFSKSIKFSLLVLLFGVGIASVTDLNLNLVGSILSFLAIATTCVGQIMTNTIQKRLKVSSTQLLYQSSPFQAAILFATGPSVDRLLTKRSVFAYNYSFMVLVFIVLSCLIAVSVNFSTFLVIGTTSPVTYQVLGHVKTCLILSFGYIILHDPFTARNIMGILTAVFGMGLYSYFSVQESKKKSANDSLPISQMAQKETVALLASKNQDKDHNETKRSNGIPAASKDSFE, encoded by the exons ATGGCCTCCGTGGAGGGTTCAGGGTTTCAGATTGGGATGGTTGGGTCTCTAGCTCTCTCAGTTGCCTCCTCGGTTTCCATTGTCATATGCAACAAAGCTCTCATGAGCAGCCTTGGCTTCCCTTACG CTACAACCCTGACAAGCTGGCATCTAATGGTGACCTTCTGCACCCTCCATGTTGCACAGCGCTTCCACCTCTTCGAGCCCAAATTGATTGATGCAAAGACAGTGGTTCTCTTCGGGATTCTTAACGGCACCTCCATTGGATTCCTTAACCTCTGCCTTGGCTTCAACTCGGTTGGATTCTACCAG ATGACTAAACTAGCCATCATCCCTTTCACAGTCCTGCTGGAGACTATATTCCTGAAGAAAAAATTCAG CAAGAGCATAAAGTTCTCTCTTCTTGTCCTGCTCTTTGGAGTTGGCATTGCATCGGTCACAGATCTGAACCTCAACCTTGTCGGCTCAATCCTCTCGTTTCTGGCTATTGCTACTACATGTGTTGGACAAATT ATGACGAACACAATTCAAAAGAGGTTGAAGGTTTCATCCACACAGCTTCTGTATCAATCATCACCATTCCAAGCAGCTATTCTATTTGCCACTGGCCCATCTGTGGACAGACTGCTCACCAAGCGAAGCGTGTTTGCCTACAACTATTCCTTTATGGTTCTG GTGTTCATTGTCTTGTCTTGCTTGATCGCGGTTTCTGTCAACTTCAGCACCTTCCTAGTAATTGGAACGACATCACCAGTGACATATCAAGTTCTTGGCCACGTCAAGACCTGCCTCATTCTTTCCTTCGGCTACATTATACTTCACGACCCCTTCACAGCTAGAAACATTATGGGAATCCTGACCGCCGTCTTTGGAATGGGTCTGTATTCATATTTCTCTGtgcaagagagcaagaagaaatcaGCAAACGATTCTTTGCCCATTTCGCAG ATGGCACAGAAAGAGACAGTGGCGCTCCTGGCAAGCAAGAACCAAGATAAAGACCACAATGAGACAAAAAGATCAAATGGAATCCCTGCAGCTTCCAAGGACTCTTTTGAGTGA
- the LOC122041372 gene encoding UDP-xylose transporter 1-like isoform X2 — MASVEGSGFQIGMVGSLALSVASSVSIVICNKALMSSLGFPYATTLTSWHLMVTFCTLHVAQRFHLFEPKLIDAKTVVLFGILNGTSIGFLNLCLGFNSVGFYQMTKLAIIPFTVLLETIFLKKKFSKSIKFSLLVLLFGVGIASVTDLNLNLVGSILSFLAIATTCVGQIMTNTIQKRLKVSSTQLLYQSSPFQAAILFATGPSVDRLLTKRSVFAYNYSFMVLVCWLINISCIPTLTDYLGFLSLPCSTSKKMLTHCVKFFLKVFIVLSCLIAVSVNFSTFLVIGTTSPVTYQVLGHVKTCLILSFGYIILHDPFTARNIMGILTAVFGMGLYSYFSVQESKKKSANDSLPISQMAQKETVALLASKNQDKDHNETKRSNGIPAASKDSFE; from the exons ATGGCCTCCGTGGAGGGTTCAGGGTTTCAGATTGGGATGGTTGGGTCTCTAGCTCTCTCAGTTGCCTCCTCGGTTTCCATTGTCATATGCAACAAAGCTCTCATGAGCAGCCTTGGCTTCCCTTACG CTACAACCCTGACAAGCTGGCATCTAATGGTGACCTTCTGCACCCTCCATGTTGCACAGCGCTTCCACCTCTTCGAGCCCAAATTGATTGATGCAAAGACAGTGGTTCTCTTCGGGATTCTTAACGGCACCTCCATTGGATTCCTTAACCTCTGCCTTGGCTTCAACTCGGTTGGATTCTACCAG ATGACTAAACTAGCCATCATCCCTTTCACAGTCCTGCTGGAGACTATATTCCTGAAGAAAAAATTCAG CAAGAGCATAAAGTTCTCTCTTCTTGTCCTGCTCTTTGGAGTTGGCATTGCATCGGTCACAGATCTGAACCTCAACCTTGTCGGCTCAATCCTCTCGTTTCTGGCTATTGCTACTACATGTGTTGGACAAATT ATGACGAACACAATTCAAAAGAGGTTGAAGGTTTCATCCACACAGCTTCTGTATCAATCATCACCATTCCAAGCAGCTATTCTATTTGCCACTGGCCCATCTGTGGACAGACTGCTCACCAAGCGAAGCGTGTTTGCCTACAACTATTCCTTTATGGTTCTGGTATGCTGGTTAATTAACATATCCTGTATTCCAACATTGACAGACTATCTAGGTTTCCTTTCTTTACCTTGTTCAACTAGCAAGAAAATGTTAACTCACTGTGTGAAATTCTTCTTGAAGGTGTTCATTGTCTTGTCTTGCTTGATCGCGGTTTCTGTCAACTTCAGCACCTTCCTAGTAATTGGAACGACATCACCAGTGACATATCAAGTTCTTGGCCACGTCAAGACCTGCCTCATTCTTTCCTTCGGCTACATTATACTTCACGACCCCTTCACAGCTAGAAACATTATGGGAATCCTGACCGCCGTCTTTGGAATGGGTCTGTATTCATATTTCTCTGtgcaagagagcaagaagaaatcaGCAAACGATTCTTTGCCCATTTCGCAG ATGGCACAGAAAGAGACAGTGGCGCTCCTGGCAAGCAAGAACCAAGATAAAGACCACAATGAGACAAAAAGATCAAATGGAATCCCTGCAGCTTCCAAGGACTCTTTTGAGTGA
- the LOC122041372 gene encoding putative pentatricopeptide repeat-containing protein At1g13630 isoform X5, which produces MLFRPNLSSLPRIPRRCSTSCHLLSCLAAEVASEEEQELVPGSSSTSETRNFLGKIVPLLKPEAERIVPCGFVHEGISQHGALKKEMVPCPKFHVRYWISRLEACHALARDGRLDDIIRVLRQMVYDQGAGSAPLFCEHLLTHFRHWDSSSIVWDMLANIYARSKMIDDARFVLREMAILDMQASVSTYHSVLYSAKYTDIVLDLYREIQASGVYCGGHTIDLLIDGLCKQGRVQDAISFFQEISKEKSFYPCLITFNSLISGACNSGFILIAWKGGRSFGTL; this is translated from the exons ATGCTGTTCCGGCCGAATCTCTCATCTCTACCGCGAATTCCTCGCCGCTGCTCGACAAGCTGTCACCTGCTCTCGTGTCTGGCGGCGGAGGTTGCCTCCGAGGAGGAGCAGGAGCTTGTGCCCGGTTCTTCTTCTACCTCAGAGACCAGGAATTTCTTGGGAAAAATTGTCCCTTTACTCAAACCAGAGGCCGAAAGGATTGTTCCGTGTGGATTCGTCCACGAGGGCATCAGTCAACATGGGGCTCTGAAGAAGGAAATGGTACCGTGCCCTAAATTTCATGTGAGATACTGGATATCGAGGTTGGAGGCTTGCCACGCCTTGGCCAGAGACGGGAGATTGGACGACATTATAAGGGTTTTGCGACAGATGGTGTATGACCAAG GAGCTGGATCGGCACCATTATTCTGCGAGCACTTGTTGACTCATTTCAGACATTGGGATTCCAGCAGCATTGTGTGGGATATGCTGGCAAATATATATGCTAGATCAAAAATGATTGATGATGCTCGTTTCGTATTACGTGAGATGGCTATCTTGGACATGCAAGCTTCTGTATCTACTTATCACAGTGTCTTATACAGTGCAAAATATACAGATATTGTTCTTGATCTTTATCGAGAAATCCAAGCTAGTGGGGTTTATTGTGGAGGGCACACAATTGATCTCCTTATTGATGGTCTCTGCAAACAAGGAAGAGTGCAAGATGCAATATCATTCTTCCAAGAGATAAGCAAAGAGAAATCATTTTACCCTTGTTTGATTACCTTCAATTCTCTCATATCCGGAGCATGTAATTCTGGCTTTATCTTGATCGCATG GAAAGGTGGAAGAAGCTTTGGAACTCTTTGA
- the LOC122041375 gene encoding non-specific lipid transfer protein GPI-anchored 7-like isoform X2, protein MHATTTIAQCSLNYSVLSQSSRAMEKLMATLLLVLALVLLPPGEVEAQTSQTCAAELVPCREYLNLTTGTPSDSCCIPMRNAVENELDCLCAILTDPNVSSAFNLTIERTTHIARACGIANLNGCSSGAGGNMIHRKWIGVPVLFVSWWIIAI, encoded by the exons ATGCATGCGACGACAACAATAGCACAATGCTCCCTTAATTACTCTGTCCTGTCACAGAGCAGTAGAGCCATGGAGAAACTCATGGCGACGCTTCTGCTGGTGCTGGCGCTGGTCCTTTTGCCGCCGGGAGAAGTGGAAGCGCAAACTTCGCAGACTTGTGCGGCGGAACTGGTTCCCTGCAGGGAGTACCTCAACTTGACGACGGGAACGCCGTCGGATTCCTGCTGCATCCCGATGCGTAACGCCGTCGAGAACGAGCTCGACTGCCTCTGCGCCATCCTCACCGACCCCAACGTCTCCAGTGCCTTTAACCTCACCATTGAGAGGACCACCCATATCGCCAGGGCCTGCGGCATCGCCAACCTCAACGGCTGCTCCTCCG GTGCTGGTGGAAACATGATTCATAGGAAATGGATTGGAGTTCCAGTCTTGTTTGTCAGTTGGTGGATCATTGCCATTTAA
- the LOC122041374 gene encoding pentatricopeptide repeat-containing protein At5g61370, mitochondrial-like, with protein MARLLAFRGLVSSSSSSTPHLRHHHDSLVRIVALGVGSLDDMVAALDRSGVPVNQDSLNAVIDTCKSEAGDGGSGSGRRLLRFFSWCLPRVPQEHLGDDVFNRAIRAFAAMKDLTAMGIAISRLHEERRMMALETFTLVSDTLVKSGEEEDAVRLFRGLVRARLLQIPDGGGEGASRGLLVMVHALCARGHAGMARGVVWRHRRNLLSGGGEATRIIQQSLLHGWCVRGDVKEARHVMDEMKSLGFPPTIASYNDLLLCLCKKNVKSNPSALVPEATNLMTEMRTSGVPAATASFNILLSSLSRVRRAKEACRILYLMQQGEAECSPDWASYHIVIRLMYLTGRFVRGDRLLKEMLEAGLLPGASFYHSLVGLLCGLEKVDHALQLFDQMKRCGQYNAPTYELLIEKLSRSGRFEQATNLWEEATERNVILQCSRDLLDPSKAEVFKPVAAEKKLRSQSYSKVS; from the coding sequence ATGGCGAGACTGCTCGCCTTCAGAGGACTCGTCTCCTCTTCATCCTCTTCGACGCCTCATCTGCGTCATCACCATGACTCGCTGGTCCGCATCGTTGCCTTGGGCGTCGGCAGCCTCGACGACATGGTGGCGGCCCTCGACCGCTCCGGCGTCCCAGTTAACCAAGACTCACTCAACGCGGTCATCGACACTTGCAAAAGCGAAGCCGGCGACGGCGGGAGCGGCAGCGGAAGAAGACTTCTGCGATTCTTTTCTTGGTGCCTGCCTCGGGTTCCCCAAGAACACCTCGGAGACGATGTCTTCAACCGCGCCATCCGGGCCTTCGCGGCGATGAAGGACCTCACGGCCATGGGGATCGCCATTTCCCGTCTCCACGAGGAACGCCGGATGATGGCTTTGGAGACGTTCACCCTAGTCTCCGACACCCTCGTGAAGTCGGGCGAGGAGGAGGACGCCGTTCGCCTCTTCCGCGGTCTGGTTCGAGCGCGGCTGCTGCAGATCCCGGACGGCGGAGGCGAAGGGGCGAGCAGGGGGCTGCTCGTCATGGTACACGCCCTCTGCGCCAGAGGGCACGCGGGGATGGCAAGGGGCGTCGTGTGGCGCCACCGGCGCAATCTGCTCTCGGGAGGGGGCGAAGCCACCCGGATCATACAGCAGAGTCTCCTCCACGGATGGTGCGTCCGGGGGGACGTCAAGGAAGCGCGCCACGTGATGGATGAGATGAAATCGCTAGGTTTTCCTCCCACCATAGCATCGTACAACGATCTCCTCCTCTGCCTGTGCAAGAAGAACGTCAAATCCAATCCGTCCGCCCTTGTTCCGGAAGCCACGAATTTGATGACGGAGATGAGGACATCAGGCGTCCCCGCCGCCACCGCTAGCTTCAACATCCTACTATCTTCCCTTTCCAGGGTTCGGAGGGCCAAGGAAGCTTGCCGAATCCTATACCTGATGCAACAGGGGGAGGCAGAATGCTCTCCCGACTGGGCAAGCTACCACATCGTCATCAGACTCATGTATCTGACTGGAAGATTTGTCAGAGGCGATAGGCTTCTCAAGGAGATGCTCGAGGCTGGCTTGCTTCCTGGGGCAAGTTTCTACCATAGTCTAGTAGGGCTCTTGTGCGGTCTGGAGAAGGTGGATCATGCACTCCAGTTGTTCGACCAAATGAAGAGATGTGGGCAGTACAATGCGCCAACATACGAGTTGCTAATAGAGAAGCTCAGTAGGAGTGGAAGGTTTGAACAGGCAACCAATCTGTGGGAGGAGGCAACAGAGAGGAATGTCATTCTTCAATGCTCGAGAGACTTGTTGGATCCTTCCAAGGCAGAGGTATTCAAACCAGTGGCAGCTGAGAAAAAGTTAAGATCACAGAGCTATAGCAAGGTCTCATAG